The Mesorhizobium sp. M1D.F.Ca.ET.043.01.1.1 genome contains a region encoding:
- the iolC gene encoding 5-dehydro-2-deoxygluconokinase, with protein MGEAVEAKPLDVITIGRASVDLYGQQIGSRLEDITSFAKSVGGCPANISVGTARLGLRSALLTRVGDEQMGRFIREQLKREGVSVDGLKTDKERLTALVLLSVEDEGVSPMIFYRSDCADMALAEEDIDEAFIASARSVVVTGTHFSRPNSDAAQRKAIRIMKAKGGKVVFDIDYRPNLWGLAGHAEGFERYVKSDRVSAQLKTVLPDCDLIVGTEEEIMIASGADDCLSALKTIRSLSPATIVLKRGAKGCIVYDGPISDDLEDGIVGDGFPIEVYNVLGAGDAFMSGFLRGWLGGESFATAATWANACGAFAVSRLLCAPEYPTFEELQFFLKHGSKHLALRKDEAINHVHWATTRRRDIPSLMALACDHRVQLEDVAARVGADASRIPDFKVLTVKAAAKVAAGRDGYGMLIDEKYGRDAMFEFAHHHFAWLGRPVELPGSRPLRFEFSQDIGSQLIDWPVDHCIKCLCFYHPDDPEALKLEQQQKLRALFEAARKVGRELLVEIIAGKHGKLDDTTIPRALEELYALGIKPDWWKLEPQASANAWARIEQVIVTNDPWCRGIVLLGLEAPQDELVAAFAATANAPIVKGFAVGRTIFINAAEQWLAGRMSDDEAVADMASRFEQLTEAWLAARGRKAA; from the coding sequence ATGGGCGAAGCCGTGGAAGCGAAACCGCTCGACGTCATCACCATCGGCCGCGCCTCGGTTGATCTCTATGGCCAGCAGATCGGCTCGCGGCTGGAGGACATCACCTCTTTCGCCAAGTCGGTCGGCGGCTGCCCGGCCAATATTTCAGTCGGCACGGCAAGGCTCGGCCTGCGCTCTGCGCTGCTCACCCGCGTCGGCGACGAGCAGATGGGTCGCTTCATCCGCGAGCAGCTCAAGCGTGAGGGCGTCTCGGTCGACGGCCTGAAGACCGACAAGGAACGGCTGACCGCGCTTGTGCTGCTCTCGGTAGAGGACGAAGGCGTCTCGCCGATGATCTTCTACCGTTCCGACTGCGCCGACATGGCGCTGGCCGAGGAAGACATTGACGAGGCCTTCATCGCCTCGGCCCGTTCGGTGGTCGTCACCGGCACGCATTTCTCCCGCCCCAACTCGGACGCCGCACAGCGCAAGGCGATCCGTATAATGAAGGCCAAGGGCGGCAAGGTGGTGTTCGACATCGACTACCGCCCGAACCTCTGGGGTCTGGCCGGCCATGCCGAAGGCTTCGAGCGCTACGTCAAGTCGGACCGCGTCTCGGCGCAGCTGAAGACGGTGCTGCCCGACTGCGACCTCATCGTCGGCACCGAGGAGGAGATCATGATCGCCTCCGGCGCCGACGATTGCCTCAGCGCGCTGAAGACGATCCGCTCCTTGTCCCCGGCCACCATCGTGCTGAAGCGAGGCGCCAAGGGCTGCATCGTCTACGACGGCCCGATCAGCGACGACCTCGAGGACGGCATCGTCGGTGATGGCTTTCCGATCGAGGTCTACAATGTCCTCGGCGCCGGCGACGCCTTCATGTCGGGCTTCCTGCGCGGCTGGCTCGGCGGCGAAAGCTTTGCCACTGCCGCGACCTGGGCCAATGCCTGCGGCGCCTTCGCCGTGTCGCGCCTGCTTTGCGCGCCGGAATATCCGACCTTCGAGGAGCTGCAGTTCTTCCTCAAGCACGGCAGCAAGCACCTCGCTCTGCGCAAGGACGAGGCGATCAACCACGTCCACTGGGCGACGACGCGGCGGCGCGACATTCCTTCGCTGATGGCTTTGGCCTGCGACCATCGCGTGCAGCTGGAGGATGTCGCTGCCAGGGTCGGCGCCGACGCCTCGCGCATTCCGGATTTCAAGGTGCTCACCGTCAAGGCGGCGGCCAAGGTTGCCGCCGGCCGTGACGGCTACGGCATGCTGATCGACGAGAAATATGGCCGCGACGCGATGTTCGAATTCGCCCATCACCACTTCGCCTGGCTCGGCCGCCCGGTCGAATTGCCGGGATCGCGGCCGCTGCGCTTCGAATTCTCGCAGGACATCGGCTCGCAGCTTATCGACTGGCCGGTCGACCACTGCATCAAATGCCTGTGCTTCTACCATCCGGACGACCCCGAGGCGCTGAAACTGGAGCAGCAGCAGAAGCTGCGGGCCCTGTTCGAGGCCGCGCGGAAAGTCGGCAGGGAACTTCTGGTCGAGATCATCGCCGGCAAGCATGGCAAGCTCGACGACACCACCATTCCGCGCGCGCTTGAAGAGCTCTATGCGCTCGGCATCAAGCCTGACTGGTGGAAGCTCGAGCCGCAGGCTTCGGCCAACGCCTGGGCCAGGATCGAGCAGGTGATCGTCACGAACGACCCATGGTGCCGCGGCATCGTGCTGCTGGGGCTCGAGGCGCCGCAGGACGAGCTGGTCGCCGCCTTCGCGGCGACCGCCAACGCGCCCATCGTCAAGGGGTTCGCCGTCGGTCGCACCATCTTCATCAATGCCGCCGAACAATGGCTGGCCGGGCGGATGTCGGACGACGAGGCTGTCGCCGACATGGCCTCACGCTTCGAGCAGCTGACCGAGGCATGGCTTGCCGCGCGCGGCCGCAAAGCAGCATAA
- a CDS encoding 3-deoxy-7-phosphoheptulonate synthase → MLTTTDDLRVTEIRALSTPDEVMREIPRSLTATRTVAASRNAIHSILTGADDRLLVIVGPCSIHDPVAAVDYASRLAALREALADRLEIVMRVYFEKPRTTVGWKGLINDPELDGSFNIEKGLRMARNVLSAVNNLGLPAATEFLDMTIPQYIADLVAWGAIGARTTESQIHRELASGLSCPVGFKNGTDGNLRIAAEAVKSAAQPHHFMAVTKGGRSAIAATTGNEDCHVILRGGVVPNFDAASVDAAAAELARIGVAPRLMIDVSHANSAKKPENQPKVAHDVAGQVAAGDERIIGVMIESNLVAGRQDVVPGKPLVYGQSITDGCIDWATTETVLHGLAGAVEWRRSVKREMLASRQGAA, encoded by the coding sequence GTGTTGACCACCACAGACGACCTTCGGGTCACCGAAATCAGAGCCTTGAGCACGCCGGACGAGGTGATGCGCGAGATACCGCGCTCACTCACGGCGACGCGCACCGTTGCAGCGTCACGCAACGCCATCCATTCCATCCTGACCGGGGCCGACGATCGACTGCTTGTCATCGTCGGCCCTTGTTCCATCCACGATCCGGTCGCGGCCGTTGACTATGCCAGCCGTCTGGCGGCGCTGCGCGAAGCCCTGGCCGACCGGCTCGAGATCGTCATGCGCGTCTATTTTGAGAAACCGCGCACGACGGTCGGCTGGAAAGGCCTGATCAACGATCCCGAACTCGACGGTAGCTTCAACATCGAGAAGGGCTTGCGCATGGCGCGCAACGTCCTGTCGGCGGTCAACAATCTCGGCCTGCCGGCGGCGACCGAGTTCCTCGACATGACCATCCCGCAATACATCGCCGACCTCGTCGCCTGGGGCGCCATCGGCGCGCGCACCACCGAAAGCCAGATCCACCGCGAGCTGGCGTCGGGGCTCTCCTGCCCGGTCGGCTTCAAGAACGGCACCGACGGCAATCTGAGAATCGCTGCCGAGGCGGTGAAGTCGGCCGCCCAGCCGCATCATTTCATGGCGGTGACCAAGGGCGGACGCAGCGCCATTGCGGCGACCACCGGCAACGAGGACTGCCACGTCATCCTGCGCGGCGGCGTTGTGCCCAACTTCGATGCGGCAAGCGTCGATGCCGCCGCTGCGGAACTCGCCCGCATCGGCGTCGCGCCGCGCCTGATGATCGACGTCAGCCACGCCAACTCGGCCAAGAAGCCGGAGAACCAGCCGAAAGTCGCGCACGACGTGGCGGGCCAGGTGGCGGCAGGCGACGAGCGCATCATCGGCGTGATGATCGAGAGCAATCTCGTCGCCGGCCGCCAGGACGTCGTGCCCGGCAAGCCGCTCGTCTACGGCCAGAGCATCACCGATGGCTGCATCGATTGGGCAACCACCGAGACGGTGCTGCACGGCCTTGCCGGCGCCGTCGAATGGCGCCGGTCGGTCAAGCGTGAGATGCTCGCCAGCCGCCAGGGCGCCGCCTGA
- a CDS encoding YafY family protein has translation MRKASRLFEIIQILRLAKKPVTAATIAEQLEVTVRSVYRDIAALQAMRVPIEGGRGIGYILRPGFDLPPLMFSIEEMEAIVLSLAMLERTGDDELKQAAKRVGAKIAGAVPPPLRQTLDANALHAWGFAAPSASAVDLALVRRTIRDEEKLDLAYRDEAGRDTQRIIRPIALIYYAETANIVAWCELRQAIRNFRSDRIEDCRATGLWFKGEGDGLRQIWVEGWEINSSATAT, from the coding sequence ATGCGCAAGGCCTCGCGCCTGTTCGAGATCATCCAGATCCTGCGGCTGGCCAAAAAGCCGGTCACCGCGGCGACGATCGCCGAGCAATTGGAAGTGACGGTGCGCTCGGTCTATCGCGACATCGCCGCCCTGCAGGCAATGCGCGTGCCGATCGAGGGCGGGCGCGGCATCGGCTATATCCTGCGCCCCGGCTTCGACCTGCCGCCGCTGATGTTTTCGATCGAGGAGATGGAGGCGATCGTGCTGTCGCTGGCCATGCTTGAGCGCACAGGCGACGACGAGCTCAAGCAGGCGGCGAAGCGCGTCGGCGCCAAGATCGCCGGCGCGGTGCCGCCGCCTTTGCGCCAGACGCTCGACGCCAACGCGCTGCATGCCTGGGGTTTTGCCGCGCCGTCGGCTTCGGCGGTCGATCTTGCCCTGGTGCGCCGAACCATCCGCGATGAGGAGAAGCTCGATCTTGCCTATCGCGACGAGGCCGGCCGCGACACCCAGCGCATCATCCGCCCGATCGCGCTCATCTACTATGCCGAGACCGCCAACATCGTCGCCTGGTGTGAGCTACGCCAGGCGATCCGCAACTTCCGCAGCGACCGCATCGAGGACTGCCGGGCGACCGGCTTGTGGTTCAAGGGCGAAGGCGACGGGTTGCGGCAGATCTGGGTAGAAGGCTGGGAGATCAACAGCTCGGCGACTGCCACCTGA
- the iolE gene encoding myo-inosose-2 dehydratase, with translation MKAKLGMSPIAWWNDDLVELSDDVSLEECLRQSRSAGFTGMEMGRRFPNDPKVMLPILKEADVTLCGGWFSGTLVNEDLAKNKDRIQPMIDLFKAVNAPCIVYGEVGRSIQGDRSKPLATKPKLAEDEMKAYGRRVTEFGEWCADQGMPLSYHHHMAAVVETEPELDAFMRHSGEGIPLLLDAGHLAFAGGDVLRAIDNHHKRINHVHVKDVRMGVIDGLDRTKQSFLDAVALGAFTVPGDGSLDFGAIVQRFADYGYEGWFVVEAEQDPKKNPPLKMAQVGHKELMRVMTAAGYTVETQGFPNA, from the coding sequence TTGAAAGCCAAACTGGGCATGTCCCCCATCGCGTGGTGGAACGACGATCTCGTGGAATTGAGCGATGACGTGTCGCTGGAGGAGTGTCTTCGACAGTCGCGGTCGGCCGGCTTCACCGGCATGGAGATGGGCCGCCGCTTCCCCAACGACCCGAAGGTGATGCTGCCGATCCTGAAGGAGGCCGACGTTACGCTCTGCGGTGGCTGGTTCTCCGGCACGCTGGTCAATGAGGACCTGGCGAAGAACAAGGATCGCATCCAGCCGATGATCGACCTGTTCAAGGCGGTCAACGCGCCCTGCATCGTCTATGGCGAGGTCGGCCGCTCCATCCAGGGCGACCGCTCCAAGCCTCTGGCCACCAAGCCGAAGCTCGCCGAGGACGAGATGAAGGCCTATGGCCGGCGCGTCACCGAATTCGGCGAATGGTGCGCCGACCAGGGCATGCCGCTCTCCTACCACCATCACATGGCCGCTGTCGTCGAGACCGAGCCCGAGCTCGACGCCTTCATGCGCCATTCCGGCGAAGGCATCCCGCTGCTGCTCGATGCCGGCCATCTCGCTTTCGCCGGCGGCGATGTGCTGCGCGCCATCGACAACCACCACAAGCGCATCAACCACGTCCATGTGAAGGACGTGCGCATGGGCGTGATCGACGGTCTCGACCGCACCAAACAGTCCTTCCTCGATGCCGTGGCGCTCGGCGCCTTCACCGTGCCTGGCGACGGCTCGCTCGATTTCGGCGCCATCGTCCAGCGCTTCGCCGACTACGGCTATGAAGGCTGGTTCGTGGTCGAGGCCGAGCAGGATCCGAAGAAGAACCCGCCTCTGAAGATGGCGCAGGTCGGTCACAAGGAGCTGATGCGGGTGATGACGGCCGCCGGCTACACGGTGGAGACGCAAGGTTTTCCGAATGCCTGA
- a CDS encoding SDR family oxidoreductase has protein sequence MNGLAGRNSETRAIVTGGAQGIGFAVAEALADEGCRALALIGRSQEKGDKAAAALKKNGVDAIFIGADVAKVADCKRAVATALAHFGTLNALVNAAATSARGSLVETTEEVFDQIFDTNVRGPFFLMQGLVAHLLERKAPGSIVNVLSMSAHAGQSFLTPYSTSKGALMTLTKNVASSYRRNRIRCNAVLPGWMDTEGEAIVQKKWHDAPDDWLAKAEAAQPMGQLVKPAQLARLITYMLSPQAGVMTGSLVDYDQNIAGVIGE, from the coding sequence ATGAACGGTTTGGCCGGTCGCAATTCAGAAACGCGCGCCATCGTCACCGGCGGCGCGCAGGGCATCGGCTTCGCCGTCGCCGAAGCCTTGGCCGACGAGGGCTGCCGCGCGCTGGCGCTGATCGGCCGCTCGCAGGAGAAGGGCGACAAGGCGGCTGCTGCGCTGAAGAAGAACGGCGTCGACGCCATCTTCATCGGCGCCGACGTCGCCAAGGTCGCCGACTGCAAGCGCGCCGTTGCGACCGCGCTCGCCCATTTCGGCACGCTGAACGCGCTGGTCAACGCCGCCGCCACCTCGGCACGCGGCTCGCTGGTCGAAACCACCGAAGAGGTGTTCGACCAGATCTTCGATACCAATGTGCGCGGTCCCTTCTTCCTGATGCAGGGTCTTGTCGCGCATCTCTTGGAGCGCAAGGCGCCGGGCTCGATCGTCAATGTGCTGTCGATGTCGGCCCATGCCGGCCAGTCCTTTCTCACGCCCTACTCGACCAGCAAGGGCGCGCTGATGACGCTGACCAAGAATGTCGCCAGCTCGTACCGGCGCAACCGCATCCGCTGCAACGCCGTGCTGCCCGGCTGGATGGACACCGAGGGCGAGGCGATCGTGCAGAAGAAGTGGCACGACGCGCCCGACGATTGGCTGGCAAAGGCCGAGGCCGCGCAACCTATGGGCCAACTGGTGAAGCCGGCCCAGCTCGCCCGGCTGATCACCTACATGCTGAGCCCGCAAGCCGGCGTGATGACCGGTTCGCTGGTCGACTACGACCAGAACATAGCCGGCGTGATCGGGGAGTAG
- the iolD gene encoding 3D-(3,5/4)-trihydroxycyclohexane-1,2-dione acylhydrolase (decyclizing), protein MTKTVRLTMAQALTRFLSRQMTEIDGKKVPIFGGVWAIFGHGNVAGVGEALYQVRDELPTYRAHNEQAMAHAAIAYGKANFRRRFMAATTSIGPGALNMVTAAALAHVNRLPVLFLPGDVFANRLPDPVLQQAEDFSDGTASVNDCFRPVSRYFDRITRPEQIIPALNRAMQVLTDPAECGPVTLSLCQDVQAEAYDYPETLFAERVWTPRRVRPDRHELAAAVAALKGARKPLVIAGGGVLYSQASAELAKLVQGAGIPVCETQGGKSSLPDDHPLNMAAVGVTGTSAANRLAEEADVVLAVGTRLQDFTTGSWALFKNAGRTIIGLNTQGFDAGKHWALPLVADAAEGLAELSAALKGWKAPSAWTDNAMKGKTEWQAAAAKVTASTNAAYPSDAQVIGAVQRAMGSGVTLLHAAGGLPGELHKLWQAGAPGSYHAEYGFSTMGYEIAGGLGVKMAKPDQEVVVMVGDGSYLMLNSEIATSVMLGLKLTIVLLDNRGYGCINRLQMATGGANFNNLLKDARHEVMPDVDFAAHAASLGAVAEKVASIAELETALAKAKQNSKTTVLVIDTDPLVSTEAGGHWWDVAVPEVSSRPQVNAARKKYEEAVGSRQG, encoded by the coding sequence ATGACCAAGACCGTTCGCCTGACGATGGCGCAGGCGCTGACCCGCTTTCTCAGCCGGCAGATGACCGAGATCGACGGCAAGAAGGTGCCGATCTTCGGCGGCGTCTGGGCGATCTTCGGCCATGGCAATGTCGCCGGCGTCGGCGAGGCGCTCTACCAGGTGCGCGACGAGCTGCCGACTTATCGCGCCCATAACGAGCAGGCGATGGCGCATGCGGCGATTGCTTACGGCAAGGCGAATTTCCGGCGCCGCTTCATGGCCGCGACCACCTCGATTGGCCCCGGCGCGCTGAACATGGTGACGGCCGCCGCGCTCGCCCATGTAAACCGGTTGCCTGTCCTGTTTTTGCCCGGCGACGTCTTCGCCAACCGCCTGCCCGATCCGGTGCTGCAGCAGGCCGAGGATTTCTCCGACGGCACGGCGAGCGTCAACGACTGCTTCCGCCCCGTCTCGCGCTATTTCGACCGCATCACGCGGCCGGAACAGATCATTCCGGCGCTCAACCGCGCCATGCAGGTGCTGACCGATCCGGCCGAATGCGGCCCGGTGACGCTCTCGCTCTGCCAGGACGTGCAGGCCGAGGCCTATGACTATCCGGAAACCCTGTTTGCCGAACGCGTCTGGACGCCGCGCAGGGTTCGCCCCGACCGCCACGAATTGGCGGCCGCCGTCGCGGCGCTGAAAGGCGCCAGGAAGCCGCTGGTGATCGCCGGCGGCGGCGTCCTCTATTCGCAGGCATCGGCAGAGCTGGCCAAGCTGGTCCAAGGCGCCGGCATTCCGGTCTGCGAGACGCAAGGCGGCAAATCTTCGCTCCCCGACGATCATCCGCTCAACATGGCGGCGGTCGGCGTCACCGGCACTTCCGCTGCCAACCGGCTGGCGGAAGAGGCCGATGTCGTGCTTGCCGTCGGCACCAGGCTGCAGGATTTCACCACCGGCTCCTGGGCGCTGTTCAAGAATGCCGGCCGCACGATCATCGGCTTGAACACGCAAGGTTTTGACGCCGGCAAGCACTGGGCGCTGCCGCTGGTCGCCGACGCCGCCGAAGGCCTTGCCGAGCTTTCCGCTGCGCTGAAGGGCTGGAAGGCTCCTAGCGCCTGGACCGACAATGCGATGAAGGGCAAGACGGAGTGGCAGGCCGCGGCCGCCAAGGTGACCGCCTCGACCAATGCCGCCTACCCTTCGGATGCGCAGGTGATCGGCGCCGTGCAGCGCGCCATGGGCTCCGGCGTCACCCTTCTTCACGCTGCCGGCGGCCTGCCGGGCGAATTGCACAAGCTTTGGCAGGCCGGCGCGCCCGGCTCCTACCATGCCGAATACGGTTTCTCGACCATGGGTTACGAGATCGCCGGCGGTCTCGGCGTCAAGATGGCGAAGCCCGACCAGGAGGTGGTCGTCATGGTCGGCGACGGCTCCTACCTGATGCTCAATTCCGAGATCGCCACCTCGGTGATGCTGGGGCTGAAGCTCACCATCGTGCTGCTCGACAACCGCGGTTACGGCTGCATCAACCGGCTGCAGATGGCGACCGGCGGCGCCAACTTCAACAATCTGCTCAAGGACGCGCGCCACGAGGTGATGCCCGATGTCGACTTCGCCGCTCATGCCGCAAGCCTCGGCGCCGTTGCCGAGAAGGTGGCGTCGATCGCCGAGCTGGAGACGGCGCTGGCCAAGGCGAAGCAAAACAGCAAGACCACCGTGCTGGTCATCGACACCGATCCGCTTGTGTCGACCGAGGCCGGCGGACATTGGTGGGACGTCGCCGTGCCGGAAGTCTCCTCGCGGCCGCAGGTCAACGCCGCGCGCAAGAAATACGAGGAAGCCGTTGGCAGTCGTCAGGGCTGA
- a CDS encoding MurR/RpiR family transcriptional regulator has protein sequence MDERVPRDFETLRTTILDRRASLPKRIAQIAAYALDNPDDIAFGTAASIAASAGVQPSTLIRFAQQLGFDGFTSLQLVFRERLRERNSSYDERLAALRAKAEEGAGHRAIFDGFVAAASTSLSDISRALNDAHFEEAVTLLAKADTIYVLAKRRSYPVASYIAYALGKLKIRNQLVESAAGLNAEMIGFATSRDAVIAISFSPYAPATIEETRSIAEQGVPIVAITDSSFSPLAQFAKIWFEVAEADFGGFRSLSATMALAMALTVAVGEKRRDAGRKRKV, from the coding sequence ATGGACGAACGGGTGCCTCGCGATTTCGAGACGCTGCGCACGACGATCCTGGACAGGCGCGCGAGCCTGCCCAAGCGTATCGCCCAGATCGCCGCCTATGCGCTCGACAACCCCGACGACATCGCTTTCGGCACAGCGGCGAGCATCGCCGCCTCGGCCGGCGTGCAGCCCTCGACGCTGATCCGCTTTGCCCAGCAGCTCGGCTTCGACGGCTTCACCAGCCTGCAGCTTGTGTTCCGCGAGCGGCTGCGCGAGCGCAACTCCTCCTATGACGAAAGGCTGGCGGCACTGCGCGCCAAGGCTGAGGAAGGCGCTGGTCACCGGGCGATCTTCGACGGCTTCGTCGCCGCCGCCAGCACCTCGCTCAGCGACATTTCGCGCGCGTTGAACGACGCGCATTTCGAAGAGGCCGTCACCCTGCTGGCGAAGGCCGACACCATCTATGTGCTGGCAAAGCGCCGCTCCTATCCGGTCGCCTCCTACATCGCCTACGCGCTCGGCAAGCTCAAGATCCGCAACCAGCTGGTGGAGTCGGCCGCCGGGCTGAACGCCGAGATGATCGGCTTCGCCACGTCGCGCGACGCCGTCATCGCCATCAGCTTCTCGCCTTACGCGCCGGCGACCATTGAAGAGACGCGCTCGATCGCGGAACAAGGCGTGCCGATCGTCGCCATCACCGACAGCTCGTTCTCGCCGCTCGCCCAGTTCGCCAAGATCTGGTTCGAGGTCGCCGAGGCCGATTTCGGCGGCTTCCGCTCGCTCTCGGCAACCATGGCGCTTGCCATGGCGTTGACCGTTGCCGTCGGCGAGAAGCGGCGTGACGCCGGCCGCAAACGCAAGGTCTGA
- a CDS encoding LysE family translocator translates to MSYTENLWLFFVLLFGIIAVPGMDMLFVLANALTGGRDRGLAATGGIMLGGAVHTLNGAIGVGLLMHFVPVLFKPLLVAGAAYMAYIGIVLMRSSITVGHDGPTGSRSSWKAFRQGLVTCLINPKAYLFIIAVYPQFLKPAYGPIWMQATVMGLLTVATQAGIYGGLAITAGRSRELLVDNPRATILAGRAAGLLLFAVSVFTAWEGLRAA, encoded by the coding sequence ATGAGTTACACGGAAAATCTCTGGCTCTTCTTCGTGCTTTTGTTCGGCATCATCGCCGTTCCGGGCATGGACATGCTGTTCGTGCTGGCCAATGCGCTGACCGGCGGACGCGACAGGGGGCTGGCGGCGACCGGCGGCATCATGCTGGGCGGCGCGGTGCACACGCTGAACGGCGCGATCGGCGTCGGCCTGCTGATGCATTTCGTGCCGGTCCTGTTCAAGCCGCTGCTGGTCGCCGGCGCCGCCTACATGGCCTATATCGGCATCGTTCTGATGCGCAGCTCGATCACCGTCGGCCATGATGGGCCCACCGGCAGCCGCTCTTCGTGGAAAGCCTTTCGCCAAGGGTTGGTCACCTGCCTGATCAATCCGAAGGCCTATCTCTTCATCATTGCCGTCTATCCGCAGTTCCTGAAGCCGGCTTACGGTCCGATCTGGATGCAGGCGACCGTGATGGGGCTGCTGACGGTCGCCACCCAGGCAGGCATCTATGGCGGGCTCGCCATCACCGCCGGCCGCAGCCGGGAGCTTTTGGTGGACAATCCACGAGCCACCATCCTTGCCGGACGGGCGGCCGGGCTGCTTTTGTTCGCGGTCTCGGTGTTCACGGCATGGGAAGGGCTGAGGGCGGCGTAG
- a CDS encoding Gfo/Idh/MocA family oxidoreductase: MVGVGLIGTGFMGKCHAIAWNAVGTVFPDVDKPKLVHLGEVNDELARRKASEFGFAKASGDWRAVVADPEVDVVSLTTPNQFHPEMAIAILEAGKHLWCEKPMAPSFAEAEAMAKAATKSGKAAVLGYNYIQNPAIRHIGALLEEKIIGDVNLVRIEMDEDFMADPEALFFWKHEAASGYGALDDFAVHPLSLIKVLFGRVARVMCDMVKPYADRKVATGGRRAVETYDIASVLMHLENGVAGTLLVNRSAWGRKGRIAIQIFGSKGSILYDQERMNEFQLYLTADRPTEQGYRTVLVAPHHKPYDSFLPAPGHGLGFNDLKMIECRELLMRIAGKPARIIDFDEGLEIERTVHAMARSFQEQRWMDVR; encoded by the coding sequence ATGGTCGGAGTGGGCCTCATCGGCACAGGTTTCATGGGCAAATGCCACGCCATCGCCTGGAACGCGGTCGGCACCGTCTTTCCCGATGTCGACAAGCCGAAGCTGGTGCATCTGGGCGAGGTCAATGACGAACTGGCCAGGCGCAAGGCGAGCGAGTTCGGCTTCGCCAAGGCATCCGGCGACTGGCGCGCCGTGGTCGCCGATCCGGAGGTCGATGTCGTCTCGCTGACCACGCCCAACCAGTTCCATCCCGAAATGGCGATCGCCATCCTGGAAGCGGGCAAGCATCTGTGGTGCGAGAAGCCGATGGCGCCGAGTTTTGCCGAGGCCGAGGCCATGGCTAAGGCGGCCACGAAATCCGGCAAGGCCGCCGTGCTCGGCTACAACTACATCCAGAATCCGGCCATCCGCCATATCGGCGCGCTGCTCGAGGAAAAGATCATCGGCGACGTCAACCTCGTGCGCATCGAGATGGACGAGGATTTCATGGCCGACCCCGAGGCGCTGTTCTTCTGGAAGCACGAGGCGGCTTCCGGCTACGGCGCGCTCGACGATTTCGCGGTGCATCCGCTGTCGCTGATCAAGGTGCTGTTCGGCCGTGTCGCCCGCGTCATGTGCGACATGGTGAAACCCTATGCCGACCGCAAGGTCGCCACCGGCGGCCGCCGCGCGGTCGAGACCTACGACATCGCCAGCGTCCTGATGCATCTGGAGAACGGCGTCGCCGGCACGCTGCTGGTCAACCGTTCCGCCTGGGGCCGCAAGGGCCGCATCGCCATCCAGATCTTCGGCTCGAAGGGCTCGATTCTCTACGACCAGGAGCGGATGAACGAGTTCCAGCTCTACCTCACCGCCGACCGGCCGACCGAGCAGGGCTACCGCACCGTCCTTGTTGCGCCGCACCACAAGCCCTACGATTCCTTCCTCCCGGCGCCGGGCCATGGCCTTGGCTTCAACGACCTCAAGATGATCGAATGCCGCGAATTGCTGATGCGCATCGCCGGCAAGCCGGCGCGGATCATCGACTTCGACGAAGGGCTGGAGATCGAGCGCACCGTGCATGCGATGGCCCGGTCGTTCCAGGAACAACGCTGGATGGATGTGAGGTAA